A DNA window from Streptomyces parvus contains the following coding sequences:
- the panD gene encoding aspartate 1-decarboxylase gives MLRTIFKSKIHRATVTQADLHYVGSVTIDAALMEAADLLPGELVHIVDIDNGARLETYVIEGERGSGVIGINGAAAHLVHPGDLVILISYAQVDDAEARALVPRVVHVDADNRIVALGSDASEPVPGSRTERSPQAVVAGG, from the coding sequence ATGCTACGTACAATATTCAAGTCCAAGATCCACCGCGCCACCGTCACCCAGGCAGACCTGCACTACGTCGGCTCCGTGACGATCGACGCGGCTCTGATGGAGGCCGCCGACCTGCTGCCCGGCGAGCTGGTCCATATCGTTGACATCGACAACGGCGCCCGCCTGGAGACGTACGTCATCGAGGGCGAGCGCGGCTCCGGTGTCATCGGGATCAACGGCGCGGCCGCACACCTCGTGCACCCCGGTGACCTGGTCATCCTGATCAGTTACGCGCAGGTCGACGACGCGGAGGCCCGTGCCCTCGTGCCGCGGGTCGTGCACGTGGACGCGGACAACCGGATCGTGGCGCTCGGCTCCGACGCCTCGGAGCCGGTTCCCGGGAGCCGTACCGAGCGGAGCCCGCAGGCCGTCGTCGCGGGCGGCTGA
- a CDS encoding GNAT family N-acetyltransferase: MAENAAVEIRDDREHGNLVAYEGGESAGTIAYFVMDPAPGALVAVHTVVRPEHEGKGIAGALVREFYAMAAREGVPVVPLCPYAAKWAKRHPDEAPEASAELVRGARRQLRSHPELF, from the coding sequence ATGGCGGAGAACGCCGCGGTGGAGATCAGGGACGACCGGGAACACGGCAACCTCGTGGCGTACGAGGGCGGTGAGTCGGCCGGCACCATCGCGTACTTCGTCATGGACCCGGCTCCCGGCGCGCTCGTGGCCGTCCACACCGTCGTCCGGCCCGAGCACGAGGGCAAGGGCATCGCGGGCGCGCTCGTACGGGAGTTCTACGCGATGGCCGCCCGTGAGGGCGTCCCCGTCGTTCCGCTGTGCCCGTACGCGGCGAAGTGGGCGAAGCGCCACCCCGACGAGGCGCCCGAGGCGTCGGCCGAGCTCGTCCGGGGGGCGCGGCGGCAGCTCAGGAGCCACCCCGAGCTGTTCTGA
- a CDS encoding PIG-L family deacetylase produces MPLPSLLAVHAHPDDEALFCGGVLAQHAAAGARTAVVTATWAEGTRRAAELTRALEALGAGAPRLLGYADARVPESAPGRPRFLDAPLDEAVATLVGHIRDVRPEIVITTDAYGGMTGHPDHVHAHRITALAVRAAGLPGFCPRAGAPWQPSALYLATHPRSAAEAVGGRLARSGARAEALYCSEDAWITTTVDVSPWLPQKLAAILAHRSEVERGAAPGRIAALAPAVQREVLGTEWYIREDLGRRGGSATELSA; encoded by the coding sequence ATGCCCCTGCCGAGTCTTCTCGCCGTCCACGCCCATCCGGACGACGAGGCCCTGTTCTGCGGAGGCGTCCTCGCCCAGCACGCGGCGGCCGGGGCCCGTACGGCGGTGGTCACGGCGACCTGGGCGGAGGGCACGCGCCGGGCCGCCGAGCTCACCCGGGCACTCGAAGCCCTGGGCGCGGGCGCCCCGCGGCTGCTCGGCTACGCCGACGCCCGCGTACCGGAGTCGGCCCCGGGCAGGCCCCGGTTCCTGGACGCACCGCTGGACGAAGCCGTTGCGACCCTGGTCGGCCACATCCGAGACGTACGCCCGGAGATCGTGATCACGACGGACGCCTACGGGGGCATGACCGGCCATCCGGACCACGTCCACGCCCACCGGATCACCGCGCTGGCGGTGCGGGCCGCCGGACTCCCCGGGTTCTGTCCACGCGCCGGCGCCCCTTGGCAGCCGAGCGCCTTGTACCTCGCCACTCACCCCCGCTCGGCGGCCGAGGCGGTGGGCGGACGGCTGGCCCGGTCGGGCGCCCGGGCCGAGGCGCTGTACTGCTCGGAGGACGCCTGGATCACCACGACCGTCGACGTCAGTCCCTGGCTTCCGCAGAAGCTGGCCGCGATCCTCGCGCACCGCAGCGAGGTGGAACGAGGAGCGGCACCCGGCCGGATCGCCGCCCTGGCTCCGGCCGTTCAGCGCGAGGTGCTGGGCACCGAGTGGTACATCCGCGAGGACCTGGGGCGCCGGGGCGGGTCGGCCACGGAGCTGAGCGCGTGA
- a CDS encoding family 1 encapsulin nanocompartment shell protein translates to MNNLHRELAPVTPSAWDGIEQEARRTFRRHVAGRRVVDVSDPDGPTLAAVGDGHLRDIDPPTPDVVARARTSMPVIEWRVPFTVSRQAVDDVERGSADSDWQPVKDAARTCAFAEDMAIIDGYGAAGITGLRDGSSHDPLPLPADARDYPVAVSQAVTRLRLAGVDGPYRLLLGADAFTEAAETSDHGYPVKTHLSRLVDDEILWAPAVKGGVLLSTRGGDFELCLGQDLSIGYADHDATTIHLYFHQAFTFRMLTPEAVVGLIA, encoded by the coding sequence ATGAACAACCTGCACCGCGAACTCGCACCGGTCACCCCGTCCGCCTGGGACGGGATCGAGCAGGAGGCCCGGCGCACCTTCCGCCGCCATGTGGCCGGCCGCCGCGTCGTCGACGTGTCCGATCCGGACGGTCCGACGCTGGCCGCCGTGGGCGACGGCCATCTGCGCGACATCGATCCGCCCACCCCGGACGTGGTGGCGCGGGCCCGCACGTCGATGCCGGTCATCGAGTGGCGGGTGCCGTTCACGGTGAGCCGCCAGGCCGTGGACGACGTGGAGCGGGGCTCCGCCGACAGCGACTGGCAGCCGGTCAAGGACGCGGCCCGCACCTGTGCGTTCGCCGAGGACATGGCGATCATCGACGGGTACGGGGCGGCCGGGATCACCGGTCTGCGGGACGGCTCCTCGCACGACCCGCTGCCGCTGCCCGCCGACGCGCGGGACTATCCGGTGGCGGTCAGCCAGGCCGTGACGCGGCTGCGGCTGGCCGGTGTCGACGGACCGTACCGGCTGCTGCTCGGCGCTGACGCGTTCACCGAGGCTGCCGAGACCTCGGACCACGGGTATCCGGTCAAGACGCATCTGAGCCGGCTGGTGGACGACGAGATCCTGTGGGCGCCCGCGGTCAAGGGCGGGGTGCTGCTGTCGACACGGGGCGGGGACTTCGAACTCTGCCTCGGCCAGGATCTGTCGATCGGCTACGCGGACCACGACGCCACCACCATCCACCTCTACTTCCATCAGGCCTTCACCTTCCGGATGCTGACGCCGGAGGCCGTGGTCGGCCTGATCGCCTGA
- a CDS encoding Dyp-type peroxidase translates to MPDAVPEPVSVQPVVAPLTNAALILVGTVEPGGESAVRDVLPDLAAVARSLGFRFPDSGLACVAGFGSGAWDRLFAGPRPAHLHPFPELRGRLHHAPATPGDVLLHIRAERMDVCHAWAAQLLDKLGGALRIVDETHGFRYLDHRDLLGFVDGTENPVGDDARAAALVGADDDPDFEGGSYVVVQKYLHDLTSWNALTVEEQERVIGRTKLDDVEFPDEDKPADSHLALNTITDPDGTERDILRANMPFGSFGKGEFGTYFIGYAADPDVTERMLRNMFLGDPPGTHDRILDFSTAVTGSLFFAPRADFLDDPPPLPALSRSGDLPEPAAAPVRQELAPGPVRQEPVPAGSGHGSLRIGSLQESAR, encoded by the coding sequence ATGCCCGATGCCGTCCCCGAGCCCGTCTCCGTACAGCCCGTCGTGGCGCCGTTGACCAACGCGGCGCTGATCCTGGTCGGCACGGTCGAGCCGGGTGGCGAGAGCGCTGTACGGGACGTGCTTCCGGATCTCGCGGCCGTGGCCCGGTCGCTCGGCTTCCGGTTCCCGGACTCCGGTCTCGCCTGTGTGGCGGGGTTCGGCTCCGGCGCCTGGGACCGGCTGTTCGCCGGGCCCCGCCCCGCTCACCTGCACCCGTTCCCGGAGCTGCGCGGGCGGTTGCACCACGCGCCGGCGACCCCGGGCGACGTACTGCTGCACATCCGGGCCGAGCGGATGGACGTCTGCCACGCGTGGGCGGCCCAGTTGCTCGACAAGCTCGGCGGAGCCCTGCGGATCGTGGACGAGACGCACGGCTTCCGCTACCTCGACCACCGGGACCTGCTCGGCTTCGTGGACGGTACGGAGAACCCGGTCGGGGACGACGCCCGTGCGGCGGCGCTGGTCGGTGCGGACGACGACCCGGACTTCGAGGGCGGCAGCTACGTCGTCGTCCAGAAGTACCTGCACGACCTGACGTCCTGGAACGCGCTCACCGTCGAGGAGCAGGAACGCGTCATCGGCCGCACCAAGCTGGACGACGTGGAGTTCCCGGACGAGGACAAGCCCGCCGACTCCCACCTCGCGCTCAACACCATCACCGATCCAGACGGCACCGAGCGCGACATCCTGCGGGCGAACATGCCGTTCGGCAGCTTCGGGAAGGGCGAGTTCGGTACGTACTTCATCGGGTACGCCGCCGATCCCGACGTGACCGAGCGCATGCTCCGGAACATGTTCCTCGGCGATCCGCCCGGGACGCACGACCGCATCCTCGACTTCTCCACCGCGGTCACCGGCTCCCTCTTCTTCGCCCCCCGCGCCGACTTCCTGGACGACCCGCCGCCCCTGCCCGCCCTGTCCCGCTCCGGGGACCTGCCGGAACCGGCAGCCGCACCGGTCCGGCAGGAGCTGGCGCCCGGCCCCGTCCGGCAGGAGCCGGTCCCGGCCGGTTCCGGCCACGGTTCGCTGCGCATCGGCAGCCTGCAAGAAAGCGCCCGGTGA
- the gndA gene encoding NADP-dependent phosphogluconate dehydrogenase: protein MSGTAQIGVTGLAVMGRNLARNFARNGFTVALHNRTTSRTDALVEEFGDEGTFVAAHTPEEFVAALERPRRLVIMVKAGDPTDAVIQEFAPLLEEGDVVIDGGNAHFEDTRRREKELRERGIHFVGVGISGGEEGALNGPSIMPGGSAESYASLGPMLERIAAQAKDGTPCTAHIGPDGAGHFVKMVHNGIEYADMQLIAEAYDLLRAVAGYSPAQIADVFRTWNTGRLDSYLIEITAEVLAHTDAATGKPFVDIVQDRAEQKGTGRWTVQIALDLGVPVSGIAEAVFARSLSGHADLREAARGLPGPTPEPLDEAGAAAFADRVEQALYASKIVSYTQGFHQIRAGSEAYGWDIDLGSVAAVWRAGCIIRAAFLDRIRAAYDHRPDLVSLLSDKEFEQETGAAQEDWRAVVAEAVRQGVPTPGFAAALAYYDGLRADRLPAALTQGQRDFFGAHTYRRTDREGSFHTLWGGDRSEAEAG, encoded by the coding sequence ATGAGCGGCACTGCTCAGATCGGCGTCACCGGACTCGCGGTCATGGGCCGCAACCTCGCCCGGAACTTCGCCCGCAACGGCTTCACCGTCGCCCTGCACAACCGCACCACGTCCCGGACCGATGCCCTGGTCGAGGAGTTCGGCGACGAGGGCACGTTCGTCGCCGCGCACACGCCCGAGGAGTTCGTCGCCGCGCTGGAGCGTCCCCGGCGCCTGGTGATCATGGTGAAGGCGGGGGATCCCACCGACGCGGTGATCCAGGAGTTCGCGCCGCTGCTGGAGGAGGGCGACGTCGTCATCGACGGGGGGAACGCCCACTTCGAGGACACCCGCCGCCGTGAGAAGGAGCTGCGCGAACGCGGGATCCACTTCGTCGGGGTGGGCATCTCCGGCGGCGAGGAGGGCGCGCTGAACGGGCCCAGCATCATGCCGGGCGGTTCGGCGGAGTCCTACGCCTCGCTGGGCCCGATGCTGGAGAGGATCGCCGCGCAGGCGAAGGACGGCACGCCGTGCACCGCGCACATCGGTCCGGACGGCGCGGGTCACTTCGTGAAGATGGTCCACAACGGCATCGAGTACGCGGACATGCAGCTCATCGCCGAGGCGTACGACCTGCTGCGCGCCGTCGCCGGGTACTCCCCCGCGCAGATCGCCGACGTCTTCCGTACGTGGAACACCGGCCGGCTCGATTCCTACCTGATCGAGATCACGGCGGAGGTCCTCGCCCACACGGACGCTGCGACCGGGAAGCCGTTCGTCGACATCGTGCAGGACCGGGCGGAGCAGAAGGGCACCGGGCGCTGGACCGTACAGATCGCGCTCGATCTCGGGGTCCCGGTGTCGGGGATCGCCGAGGCGGTCTTCGCCCGGTCGCTCTCCGGCCACGCCGATCTGCGGGAGGCGGCGCGCGGCCTGCCGGGGCCCACGCCCGAGCCGCTCGACGAGGCGGGGGCGGCGGCGTTCGCGGACCGGGTGGAGCAGGCCCTGTACGCCTCCAAGATCGTCTCGTACACGCAGGGCTTCCACCAGATCAGAGCGGGCAGCGAAGCCTACGGCTGGGACATCGACCTCGGCTCCGTGGCGGCGGTCTGGCGGGCGGGCTGCATCATCCGGGCGGCGTTCCTCGACCGTATCCGCGCCGCCTACGACCACCGGCCCGACCTGGTCAGCCTGCTCTCCGACAAGGAGTTCGAGCAGGAGACCGGCGCCGCGCAGGAGGACTGGCGGGCGGTGGTGGCCGAGGCCGTACGCCAGGGCGTGCCGACGCCGGGTTTCGCCGCCGCGCTCGCGTACTACGACGGGCTGCGCGCGGACCGGCTGCCCGCGGCGCTCACCCAGGGGCAGCGGGACTTCTTCGGGGCGCACACCTACCGGCGTACGGACCGGGAGGGTTCGTTCCACACGCTCTGGGGCGGCGACCGGTCCGAGGCCGAGGCGGGCTGA
- a CDS encoding DUF5709 domain-containing protein: MSDTDWGDDVYQPQEPEASDPAEQLGAEDTLMDPSGTGDPLDEGYAPPDRPWVVEGLGTTADERHTGESLETRLTREVPEPDGSLGDGVGDLVGGDGEPWDNQVGVARAGRLTQQAEGTVPATLTASDVGIDGAAASAEEAAMHVIPEPGDDDDLLEPSPVAGSPGTGRATGGTTASP, encoded by the coding sequence ATGAGCGACACCGACTGGGGGGACGACGTCTACCAGCCCCAGGAACCCGAGGCTTCCGACCCCGCCGAGCAGCTCGGCGCGGAGGACACGCTCATGGACCCGTCCGGCACCGGCGATCCGCTGGACGAGGGCTACGCACCCCCGGACCGCCCGTGGGTGGTCGAGGGACTCGGCACCACGGCCGACGAGCGGCACACCGGCGAGTCCCTCGAAACGCGGCTGACGAGGGAGGTTCCCGAGCCGGACGGCTCCCTCGGCGACGGTGTGGGCGATCTCGTGGGCGGCGACGGCGAGCCCTGGGACAACCAGGTGGGCGTCGCCCGCGCCGGGCGGTTGACCCAGCAGGCGGAAGGGACCGTCCCGGCCACCCTCACCGCCAGCGACGTGGGCATCGACGGGGCCGCGGCGTCGGCCGAGGAGGCCGCGATGCACGTGATCCCCGAGCCGGGGGACGACGACGACCTCCTGGAGCCCTCGCCGGTCGCGGGCAGTCCCGGTACCGGTCGTGCCACCGGTGGCACGACCGCCTCACCCTGA